One window from the genome of Pseudomonas fluorescens encodes:
- a CDS encoding GMC family oxidoreductase: MPVPDPFREGLARGWTTYNGAQLTEDLTLEADVAIIGSGAGGGTTAEILSAAGYRVLLIEEGPLKTSHDFKLLEDQAYSSLYQEGLGRMSKDGAITILQGRAVGGTTLINWTSSFRTPDQTLDHWAAEHNVKGHGRAEMAPWFAQMEQRLGVAPWLVPPNANNDVIRKGCEQLGYAWHVIPRNVRGCWNLGYCGMGCPTNAKQSMLVTTIPATLDKGGALLYLARAERLTIKNDAVAGLECQAMDERCVAPTGRRITVKARHYVLAGGGINSPGLLLRSAAPDPHERVGKRTFLHLVNMSAGQFDEVINPFYGAPQSIYSDHFQWQDGTTGKMSYKLEVPPLHPALAATLLGGFGPENALHMSRLPHTHAMLALLRDGFHPDSPGGRVELRSDGTPVLDYPVSPYTWDGLRRAFHSMAEIQFAGGAKAVMPLHSDARYVKTLAEARTLIDGLDLALYRTRLGSAHVMGGCAMGEDPKTAVTDSLGRHHQLGNLSIHDGSLFPTSIGANPQLSVYGLTAQLATALAERLKNP; this comes from the coding sequence ATGCCCGTACCCGATCCCTTCCGCGAAGGCCTGGCCCGTGGCTGGACCACCTACAACGGCGCGCAGTTGACCGAGGACCTGACCCTGGAAGCCGACGTGGCAATCATCGGCAGCGGTGCCGGTGGCGGCACCACGGCGGAAATCCTCAGTGCTGCCGGCTACCGGGTGTTGCTGATCGAGGAAGGGCCGCTCAAGACCAGCCATGACTTCAAGCTGCTCGAAGACCAGGCCTACAGCAGCCTGTACCAGGAAGGCCTCGGGCGCATGAGCAAGGACGGCGCCATCACCATCCTCCAGGGCCGGGCCGTCGGTGGCACCACGCTGATCAATTGGACCTCCAGCTTCCGCACGCCCGACCAGACCCTCGATCACTGGGCTGCCGAGCACAACGTCAAGGGCCACGGCCGTGCTGAAATGGCGCCCTGGTTTGCACAGATGGAACAACGCCTGGGCGTGGCGCCGTGGCTGGTTCCGCCCAACGCCAACAACGACGTGATCCGCAAAGGCTGTGAACAATTGGGCTACGCCTGGCACGTCATCCCGCGTAACGTGCGCGGCTGCTGGAACCTGGGCTATTGCGGCATGGGCTGCCCGACCAACGCCAAGCAGTCGATGCTGGTCACCACCATCCCGGCCACCCTGGACAAGGGTGGCGCGCTGCTTTACCTGGCGCGGGCCGAACGCCTGACGATCAAGAACGATGCCGTTGCCGGCCTCGAGTGCCAGGCCATGGACGAGCGCTGCGTGGCGCCCACCGGGCGGCGCATCACCGTCAAGGCACGGCACTACGTGCTGGCGGGCGGCGGCATCAACAGCCCCGGCCTGCTGTTGCGCTCCGCTGCGCCAGACCCGCACGAACGTGTGGGCAAACGCACCTTCCTGCACTTGGTGAACATGTCCGCCGGGCAATTCGACGAGGTCATCAACCCGTTCTACGGTGCGCCACAATCGATTTATTCGGATCACTTCCAATGGCAGGACGGAACCACCGGCAAGATGTCCTACAAGCTCGAAGTCCCGCCCTTGCACCCGGCGCTCGCCGCCACGCTGTTGGGCGGGTTCGGCCCCGAGAACGCCTTGCACATGTCCCGGCTGCCTCACACTCACGCCATGCTGGCGCTGCTGCGCGACGGTTTTCACCCGGACAGCCCCGGCGGCCGCGTCGAGTTGCGCAGCGACGGCACGCCGGTGCTCGACTACCCCGTTTCGCCGTATACCTGGGACGGCTTGCGCCGGGCCTTCCACAGCATGGCCGAAATACAGTTCGCCGGCGGCGCCAAGGCGGTCATGCCCCTGCACAGCGACGCCCGCTACGTGAAGACCCTGGCCGAGGCCCGCACGCTGATCGACGGACTCGACCTGGCCTTGTACCGCACGCGCCTGGGCAGTGCCCACGTGATGGGTGGCTGCGCCATGGGTGAAGACCCGAAAACCGCCGTCACCGACAGCCTGGGTCGCCATCACCAACTGGGCAACCTGTCGATCCATGACGGCTCGCTGTTCCCCACCAGCATCGGCGCCAACCCGCAATTATCGGTGTACGGGCTGACCGCACAATTGGCGACAGCCCTGGCCGAACGCCTGAAAAACCCATGA
- a CDS encoding coniferyl aldehyde dehydrogenase, translating into MPADVAYLHESQQQLDELRSLFDAQRQAYAAHPMPPAEQRRQWLKALREVLSNERQALIDAISQDFSHRSADETLLAELMPSLHGIHYASRHLQGWMKPSRRKVGMAFQPASAKVIYQPLGVVGVIVPWNYPLFLAIGPLVGALAAGNRVMLKLSESTPATGLLLKQLLARVFPQDLVCVVLGEAEVGMAFSKLPFDHLLFTGATSIGKHVMRAAAENLTPVTLELGGKSPAIVSVDVPIKDAAERIAFGKTLNAGQTCVAPDYVLVPQNRVGEFVEAYREAVRGFYPTLADNPDYTAIINERQLARLNGYISDATGKGALLIELFEQGQGRRTAHSLLLNVNDEMTVMQDEIFGPLLPIVPYDHLDQAFAYINQRPRPLALYYFGYNKAEQHRVLHETHSGGVCLNDTLLHVAQDDMPFGGIGPSGMGHYHGHEGFLTFSKAKGVLTKQRFNAAKLIYPPYGKPLQKLIQKLFVR; encoded by the coding sequence ATGCCTGCCGACGTTGCCTACCTGCACGAGTCTCAACAACAACTGGACGAGCTGCGGTCGCTCTTCGATGCCCAGCGCCAGGCCTACGCCGCCCATCCGATGCCACCGGCTGAACAGCGCCGACAATGGCTCAAGGCACTGCGCGAGGTATTGAGCAACGAACGGCAAGCCTTGATCGACGCCATCAGCCAGGATTTCAGCCACCGCAGCGCCGACGAGACACTGTTGGCCGAGCTGATGCCCAGCCTGCACGGCATCCATTACGCCAGCCGGCACCTCCAGGGCTGGATGAAACCCTCCCGACGCAAGGTGGGCATGGCCTTTCAACCGGCCTCAGCCAAAGTGATCTATCAGCCGTTGGGGGTGGTCGGGGTCATCGTGCCGTGGAACTACCCGCTGTTCCTGGCCATCGGGCCGTTGGTCGGGGCGTTGGCGGCGGGCAACCGGGTGATGCTCAAGCTGAGCGAATCGACACCGGCGACCGGCTTGCTGCTCAAGCAACTGCTCGCCCGGGTCTTCCCCCAGGACCTGGTGTGCGTGGTGCTCGGCGAGGCGGAGGTCGGCATGGCGTTTTCCAAGTTGCCCTTCGATCACCTGTTGTTCACCGGCGCCACCAGCATCGGCAAGCATGTCATGCGGGCCGCTGCTGAAAACCTGACCCCGGTCACCCTGGAGCTGGGTGGGAAATCGCCGGCCATCGTGTCGGTCGATGTACCCATCAAGGACGCCGCCGAACGCATTGCCTTCGGCAAAACCCTGAATGCCGGGCAAACCTGTGTCGCCCCGGACTATGTGCTGGTGCCGCAGAACCGCGTCGGTGAATTCGTCGAAGCGTATCGCGAGGCGGTTCGCGGGTTTTATCCGACCCTGGCGGACAACCCGGACTACACCGCCATCATCAACGAACGACAACTGGCGCGGCTCAATGGCTACATCAGCGACGCCACCGGCAAGGGCGCGTTGCTGATCGAGCTGTTCGAGCAAGGCCAGGGTCGCCGCACGGCCCACAGCCTGCTGCTCAACGTCAACGATGAGATGACCGTCATGCAAGACGAGATCTTCGGCCCACTGCTGCCCATCGTGCCCTATGACCATCTGGACCAGGCGTTTGCCTACATCAATCAGCGACCCCGCCCGCTGGCGCTCTACTACTTCGGCTACAACAAGGCCGAACAGCATCGCGTGCTCCACGAAACCCATTCCGGCGGCGTCTGCCTGAACGACACGCTGTTGCATGTCGCCCAGGATGACATGCCGTTCGGCGGCATCGGGCCCTCGGGAATGGGGCATTACCACGGGCATGAGGGCTTCCTGACCTTCAGCAAAGCCAAGGGCGTGCTGACCAAACAGCGATTCAACGCGGCGAAGCTGATTTATCCGCCCTACGGCAAACCCTTGCAGAAACTGATTCAGAAGCTGTTTGTCCGCTGA
- a CDS encoding TetR/AcrR family transcriptional regulator: MAPRMKTSERIVQNSLELFNQQGERSVSTNHIAAHMDMSPGNLYYHFPNKQAIIAVLFSEYENLVDSFLRPPQGRAATVDDKRFYLQELLAAMWRYRFLHRDLEHLLDSDPDLAARYRRFSQRCLIHGTAIYEGFVAAGILKMDRVQIESLTLNAWIILTSWVRFLCTTRENFSHLSEQAIKRGVYQVLVLEAGFVTDQAREAVDALFKEYYVPLAQTLEEGQ; this comes from the coding sequence ATGGCCCCACGAATGAAAACCAGCGAGCGCATCGTGCAAAACAGCCTCGAGCTGTTCAACCAACAGGGTGAGCGCAGCGTCAGCACCAATCACATCGCCGCCCACATGGACATGTCCCCGGGCAACCTCTATTACCACTTCCCCAACAAGCAGGCGATCATCGCCGTGCTGTTCAGTGAATACGAGAACCTGGTGGACAGTTTCCTGCGTCCGCCCCAGGGCCGGGCGGCCACGGTGGATGACAAGCGCTTCTACCTGCAGGAGCTGCTGGCGGCCATGTGGCGCTATCGCTTCCTGCATCGGGACCTGGAGCATCTGCTCGACAGCGATCCGGACCTTGCGGCCCGCTATCGTCGGTTTTCCCAGCGCTGCCTGATCCACGGCACCGCGATCTACGAAGGTTTCGTTGCCGCCGGCATCCTGAAGATGGACCGGGTGCAGATCGAGTCCCTGACCCTCAACGCCTGGATCATTCTCACGTCCTGGGTGCGGTTCCTGTGCACCACGCGGGAAAATTTCAGTCACCTGAGTGAGCAGGCCATCAAGCGCGGCGTCTATCAGGTACTGGTGCTGGAAGCCGGTTTCGTGACCGATCAGGCCCGCGAAGCGGTGGATGCACTGTTCAAGGAATATTACGTCCCCCTGGCCCAGACCCTGGAGGAAGGGCAGTAG
- a CDS encoding sulfurtransferase, whose protein sequence is MPIAQLISPEALEQRRSRPGLVILDCRFALEDPDYGQRSYAEGHIAGASFADLERDLSGPVTRGVTGRHPLPEPEALIERLRAWGLDNDSDVVLYDDGPGAYAARAWWLLAWLGKRDGVSILDGGLKAWHAAGLPLSLDPPQHSRGSFTGAPDASLLINAQALQQRLGESAMTLLDARALPRFKGEVEPIDPVAGHIPGAQCAAFTDNLGADGRFLPAAQLKQRFAEKLGERSPTELVAYCGSGVTACHNLFALCLAGYPLGRLYAGSWSEWINDPQRGVAKGE, encoded by the coding sequence ATGCCCATCGCGCAACTCATCAGCCCCGAAGCCCTCGAACAGCGGCGATCACGGCCCGGGCTGGTCATCCTCGATTGTCGTTTTGCCCTGGAAGATCCGGATTACGGTCAACGCAGTTATGCCGAGGGCCACATTGCCGGGGCGTCGTTCGCGGACCTTGAGCGCGACCTGAGCGGGCCGGTGACCAGAGGCGTGACCGGGCGCCATCCGCTGCCCGAGCCCGAGGCCTTGATCGAGCGCCTCAGGGCTTGGGGGCTCGATAACGACAGCGACGTCGTGCTGTACGACGACGGCCCTGGCGCTTATGCCGCGCGGGCCTGGTGGTTGCTGGCCTGGCTGGGCAAGCGTGATGGCGTGTCCATCCTCGACGGTGGGCTCAAGGCCTGGCATGCCGCTGGCTTGCCGTTGAGCCTGGATCCGCCGCAGCACAGCCGTGGAAGTTTCACGGGGGCGCCGGATGCGAGCTTGTTGATCAATGCGCAAGCGCTGCAACAACGCCTCGGCGAATCGGCCATGACCCTGCTGGATGCCCGGGCGTTGCCGCGCTTCAAGGGCGAAGTCGAGCCGATCGACCCGGTGGCCGGGCATATCCCGGGCGCCCAGTGCGCAGCGTTCACCGACAATCTGGGCGCCGATGGACGCTTCTTGCCGGCCGCCCAGCTCAAGCAACGCTTCGCCGAAAAACTGGGCGAGCGCTCGCCCACCGAACTGGTGGCGTACTGCGGCTCCGGCGTGACGGCGTGCCATAACCTGTTCGCCTTGTGCCTGGCAGGGTATCCCTTGGGAAGGCTGTATGCCGGCTCGTGGAGTGAGTGGATCAATGATCCCCAGCGGGGCGTGGCGAAGGGCGAATAG
- a CDS encoding hydrolase, which translates to MSAASERFVPAPGLGNPHLQTLWGPLWRQTTHIERQRERLWLEDGDFLDLDWHGPHSAEAPLVLVLHGLTGSSNSPYVAGLQQALGRQGWASAALNWRGCSGEPNLLPRSYHSGVSEDLAAAITHLRARRPLAPLFAVGYSLGGNVLLKHLGEAGRDSQLQGAVAVSVPFRLDQCADRIGQGFSKFYQAHFMRQMVAYVRNKQRQFQHDGRHEGLATLAALGPLENMRTFWDFDGRVTAPLHGFSDAADYYRRASSRYFMASISTPTLVIQAADDPFVFPHSLPEPGELSTSTRLELHARGGHVGFVDGTLRRPGYYLERRIPDWLASLRRG; encoded by the coding sequence ATGTCCGCCGCATCTGAACGTTTCGTCCCTGCCCCGGGCCTTGGCAACCCGCACCTGCAAACCTTGTGGGGCCCCTTGTGGCGCCAGACCACCCACATCGAGCGTCAACGCGAGCGCCTGTGGCTGGAAGACGGTGATTTCCTCGACCTCGACTGGCACGGCCCCCACAGCGCCGAGGCACCACTGGTGCTGGTGCTGCACGGGCTGACCGGCTCTTCCAACTCGCCTTACGTGGCCGGGTTGCAGCAGGCGCTCGGTCGCCAGGGCTGGGCCAGCGCGGCCTTGAACTGGCGCGGCTGCTCGGGCGAGCCGAACCTGTTGCCCCGCAGCTATCATTCGGGCGTCAGCGAAGACCTGGCCGCCGCCATCACTCACTTGCGCGCCAGGCGGCCCTTGGCGCCGCTGTTTGCGGTGGGTTATTCACTGGGCGGCAATGTGTTGCTCAAGCACTTGGGCGAAGCCGGCCGCGACAGCCAGTTGCAAGGAGCGGTGGCGGTCTCGGTACCGTTTCGCCTCGACCAGTGCGCCGATCGCATCGGCCAGGGATTTTCCAAGTTCTACCAAGCGCACTTCATGCGACAAATGGTGGCCTATGTGCGCAACAAGCAACGCCAGTTCCAGCACGACGGACGCCACGAAGGCCTGGCGACCCTGGCGGCCCTTGGCCCGCTGGAAAACATGCGCACCTTCTGGGACTTTGACGGCCGGGTGACCGCGCCGCTGCACGGGTTCTCCGATGCCGCGGACTACTACCGCCGCGCCTCCAGCCGTTATTTCATGGCGAGCATCAGCACGCCGACCCTGGTCATCCAGGCCGCCGACGATCCTTTTGTGTTTCCCCACAGCCTGCCCGAGCCCGGCGAGTTATCCACCTCGACCCGACTTGAACTGCACGCCCGGGGCGGGCATGTCGGGTTTGTCGACGGAACCCTGCGCCGCCCAGGGTATTACCTGGAGCGACGGATTCCCGATTGGCTGGCCAGCCTGAGGCGCGGCTGA
- the rsmD gene encoding 16S rRNA (guanine(966)-N(2))-methyltransferase RsmD, whose product MARPSNSSKKPVHNGVNQLRIIGGEWRSRRLSFPDAPGLRPTPDRVRETLFNWLAPYVAGARVLDPFAGSGALFLEALSRGAAMGQALDASNLAVSSLKEHLGTLRCTVGQVQTADALRYLDSQPATPFDLVFLDPPFNQNLLPTVCALLEERHWLAEDAWVYTESETAPSTLGLPGNWRLHREQKSGRVYYALWQRLPKDIG is encoded by the coding sequence ATGGCCCGCCCATCGAATTCCAGCAAGAAACCCGTGCACAACGGTGTGAACCAGTTGCGCATCATCGGCGGCGAATGGCGCAGCCGGCGCCTGAGCTTCCCGGATGCCCCGGGGTTGCGCCCCACCCCGGACCGCGTGCGGGAAACCCTGTTCAACTGGCTCGCGCCCTATGTGGCAGGCGCTCGGGTACTCGACCCGTTCGCCGGCAGCGGCGCACTGTTTCTCGAGGCCCTGTCCCGTGGCGCCGCCATGGGCCAGGCGCTGGATGCCAGCAACCTGGCGGTCTCCAGCCTCAAGGAACACCTGGGCACCCTGCGTTGCACCGTCGGTCAGGTGCAGACCGCCGACGCGCTGCGCTACCTGGACAGCCAACCGGCAACGCCTTTCGACCTGGTGTTCCTGGACCCTCCTTTCAACCAGAACCTGTTGCCGACGGTCTGCGCCTTGCTCGAGGAGCGTCACTGGCTGGCCGAGGATGCCTGGGTCTACACTGAAAGCGAGACTGCCCCGTCCACCCTGGGCTTGCCGGGCAACTGGCGCTTGCACCGCGAGCAGAAATCCGGACGGGTGTACTACGCGTTGTGGCAGCGTTTGCCAAAGGACATTGGCTGA
- a CDS encoding M16 family metallopeptidase, protein MNERKSSRLVPIGLVLIALAGALAFYLSPSSDSNASQALDKAKSGNKLQSLAELNDKAPSRRQLDVQTWTTAGGAKVLFVEARELPMFDLRLTFAAGSSQDGDAPGLALLTNAMLNEGVAGKDVSAIAQGFESLGADFGNGAYRDMAVASLRSLSAADKREPALKLFAEVVGKPTFPADSFARIKNQMLAGFEYQKQNPGKLAGLELMKRLYGEHPYAHSSDGTADSIPPITLAQARAFHAKAYAAGNAVIALVGDLSRAEAEAIANQVSAALPKGPALAKTPAPVEPKASIGHIEFPSKQTNLMLAQLGIDRDDPDYAAVSLGNQILGGGGFGTRLMTEVREKRGLTYGVYSGFTAMQARGPFMINLQTRAEMSEGTLKLVQDVFADYLKNGPTQKELDDAKRELAGSFPLSTASNADIVGQLGAMGFYDLPLSYLEDFMRQSQELTVEQVKAALNKHLSTDKMVIVTAGPSVPQKPLPPPTDKPAEQPLGVPEH, encoded by the coding sequence ATGAATGAGCGCAAATCATCGCGCCTGGTGCCGATCGGCCTGGTATTGATCGCCCTGGCCGGCGCCCTGGCCTTTTACCTGTCGCCGTCCAGCGACTCCAACGCCAGCCAGGCATTGGACAAGGCCAAGTCCGGCAACAAGCTGCAATCCCTGGCCGAACTGAACGACAAGGCCCCCAGTCGGCGCCAGCTCGACGTGCAAACCTGGACAACCGCTGGCGGCGCCAAGGTGCTGTTCGTCGAAGCCCGGGAATTGCCGATGTTCGACCTGCGCCTGACCTTCGCCGCCGGCAGCAGCCAGGACGGCGACGCCCCCGGCCTCGCTCTGCTGACCAACGCCATGCTCAACGAAGGCGTGGCCGGCAAGGACGTCAGCGCCATCGCCCAAGGCTTCGAAAGCCTCGGCGCGGACTTTGGCAACGGCGCCTATCGGGACATGGCCGTGGCGTCCCTGCGCAGTCTCAGCGCAGCCGACAAGCGTGAGCCGGCATTGAAGCTGTTCGCCGAAGTCGTCGGCAAACCGACCTTCCCCGCCGACTCCTTCGCCCGGATCAAGAACCAGATGCTCGCCGGTTTCGAGTACCAGAAGCAGAACCCCGGCAAACTGGCGGGCCTGGAACTGATGAAGCGCCTCTACGGCGAGCATCCTTATGCCCACTCCAGCGACGGCACCGCCGACAGTATCCCACCGATCACCCTGGCCCAGGCCCGGGCTTTCCACGCCAAGGCCTATGCCGCCGGCAACGCAGTGATCGCACTGGTGGGGGACTTGTCCCGCGCCGAAGCCGAAGCGATTGCCAACCAGGTGTCCGCCGCGCTGCCCAAAGGCCCGGCCCTGGCGAAAACCCCGGCACCGGTGGAACCGAAGGCGAGCATCGGCCACATCGAGTTCCCGTCCAAGCAGACCAACCTGATGCTCGCGCAATTGGGCATCGACCGCGACGATCCGGACTATGCCGCGGTGTCCCTGGGCAACCAGATCCTCGGCGGCGGTGGCTTCGGCACGCGGCTGATGACTGAAGTCCGCGAAAAACGCGGCCTGACCTACGGCGTGTATTCCGGCTTTACGGCGATGCAGGCCCGCGGCCCGTTCATGATCAACCTGCAGACCCGTGCAGAGATGAGCGAGGGCACCTTGAAACTGGTGCAGGACGTGTTCGCCGACTACCTCAAGAACGGTCCGACCCAGAAAGAACTCGATGACGCCAAGCGTGAGTTGGCGGGCAGCTTCCCGCTGTCCACCGCCAGCAATGCCGACATCGTCGGTCAGCTCGGCGCCATGGGGTTCTATGACTTGCCGCTCAGCTACCTGGAAGATTTCATGCGCCAGTCCCAGGAACTGACGGTCGAGCAGGTCAAGGCCGCGCTGAACAAACACCTGAGCACTGACAAAATGGTCATCGTCACCGCCGGCCCGAGCGTGCCGCAAAAGCCGTTGCCGCCCCCTACTGACAAACCTGCCGAGCAGCCGCTCGGGGTTCCGGAGCACTAA
- a CDS encoding M16 family metallopeptidase — protein sequence MNALARRAAGLLLSTVCLPLSALAADPQPTHEFTLDNGLKVVVREDHRAPVVVSQVWYKVGSSYETPGQTGLSHALEHMMFKGSEKVGPGEASLILRDLGAEENAFTSDDFTAYYQVLARDRLGVAFELEADRMASLRLPPEEFSREIEVIKEERRMRTDDKPMSKAYERFQAMAYPASGYHTPTIGWMADLDRMTVEELRHWYESWYTPNNATLVVVGDVTPEEVKSLAQRYFGPIARRAVPVAKIPLELAEPGERQITLHVQTQLPSVMLAFNVPSIATATDKASVNALRLISALLDGGYSGRIPTQLERGEELVSGGSSSYDAFTRGDSLFTLSATPNTQKNKTLAQAEAGLWRLLEQLKTTAPTADELERVRAQVIAGLVYERDSITSQATAIGQLETVGLSWKLMDTELAELQSVTPQDIQKAAQLYFTRSRLSVAHVLPEEKAHE from the coding sequence ATGAATGCTCTTGCCCGCCGCGCCGCAGGCCTGCTGCTCAGCACAGTTTGTCTGCCTCTTTCAGCCCTGGCTGCCGACCCACAACCCACCCATGAATTCACCCTCGACAACGGCCTGAAGGTCGTCGTGCGCGAAGACCATCGTGCGCCGGTGGTGGTGTCCCAGGTCTGGTACAAGGTCGGTTCCAGCTACGAAACGCCAGGCCAGACCGGTTTGTCCCACGCCCTTGAGCACATGATGTTCAAGGGCAGTGAAAAAGTCGGCCCCGGCGAAGCGTCGCTGATCCTGCGCGACCTCGGTGCCGAAGAGAACGCCTTCACCAGCGACGACTTCACCGCCTACTACCAGGTGCTGGCCCGCGACCGCCTGGGCGTGGCCTTCGAACTGGAAGCCGACCGCATGGCCAGCCTGCGCCTGCCGCCGGAGGAATTCAGCCGCGAAATCGAGGTGATCAAGGAAGAGCGCCGCATGCGCACCGACGACAAGCCCATGTCCAAGGCCTACGAGCGCTTCCAGGCCATGGCTTACCCGGCCAGCGGCTACCACACGCCGACCATCGGCTGGATGGCCGACCTGGACCGGATGACCGTCGAGGAACTGCGTCACTGGTACGAGTCCTGGTACACCCCGAACAACGCGACCCTGGTGGTGGTTGGCGACGTGACGCCGGAGGAGGTCAAATCCCTGGCCCAGCGTTATTTCGGCCCGATTGCCCGGCGCGCGGTGCCGGTCGCGAAAATCCCCTTGGAACTGGCCGAACCCGGCGAACGCCAGATCACCTTGCATGTGCAGACCCAACTGCCCAGCGTGATGCTGGCCTTCAACGTGCCGAGCATCGCCACCGCGACGGACAAGGCGTCGGTCAACGCGTTGCGGCTGATCTCGGCCCTGCTGGATGGCGGCTACAGCGGCCGGATCCCGACCCAACTGGAGCGCGGCGAAGAATTGGTGTCCGGCGGCTCGTCGAGCTACGACGCCTTCACCCGCGGCGACTCGTTGTTCACCTTGTCGGCGACGCCCAACACGCAGAAAAACAAAACCCTCGCCCAGGCAGAAGCAGGTTTGTGGCGCTTGCTTGAGCAGTTGAAAACCACCGCCCCGACCGCCGACGAACTGGAACGCGTGCGCGCCCAGGTCATCGCCGGCCTGGTGTATGAGCGCGACTCGATCACCAGCCAGGCCACCGCCATCGGCCAGCTGGAAACCGTCGGCTTGTCCTGGAAGCTGATGGACACCGAACTCGCCGAACTGCAAAGCGTGACCCCGCAAGACATCCAGAAGGCAGCCCAGCTGTATTTCACCCGCTCGCGCCTGAGCGTTGCGCACGTCCTGCCCGAGGAGAAAGCTCATGAATGA
- the ftsY gene encoding signal recognition particle-docking protein FtsY: protein MFGSNDDKKTPAAAGEKKGLFGWLRKKPQDTVVEQPQALPEPAAEAVAEEAAPIVLPIAEPVLQPVEPEPVAEPMAEQPLTPPAEQTPWLTLPVAEEPVALVEETAPHITPPIPAPTQVVEAPVVEAVIEPPAAVVAPVVAPAAPEPVPAVLETMAPVEPVRSAEENKVGFFARLKQGLSKTSASIGEGMASLFLGKKVIDDELLEDIETRLLTADVGVEATSVIIQSLTQKVARKQLTDADALYKSLQGELTSLLKPVEKPLVIASQNKPFVILVVGVNGAGKTTTIGKLAKKLQLEGKKVMLAAGDTFRAAAVEQLQVWGERNKIPVIAQHTGADSASVIFDAVQAAKARGIDVLIADTAGRLHTKDNLMEELKKVRRVIGKLDADAPHEVLLVLDAGTGQNAINQAKQFNQTVELTGLALTKLDGTAKGGVIFALAKQFGLPIRYIGVGEGIDDLRTFEAEPFVQALFAEREHS, encoded by the coding sequence ATGTTTGGTTCCAACGACGACAAGAAGACCCCAGCCGCGGCTGGCGAGAAAAAAGGCCTGTTCGGATGGCTGCGCAAGAAGCCGCAGGATACCGTCGTCGAACAGCCGCAAGCGCTGCCTGAGCCCGCCGCCGAGGCAGTGGCCGAAGAGGCCGCGCCCATTGTCCTGCCGATCGCCGAGCCGGTGCTGCAACCGGTCGAGCCTGAGCCCGTTGCCGAGCCGATGGCCGAGCAGCCGCTGACCCCGCCCGCCGAACAAACGCCCTGGCTGACCTTGCCGGTGGCGGAAGAGCCCGTCGCGCTGGTCGAGGAAACGGCGCCTCATATCACCCCGCCGATTCCAGCGCCGACACAGGTTGTCGAGGCGCCAGTCGTCGAAGCTGTCATTGAACCGCCAGCCGCCGTCGTTGCACCCGTGGTTGCGCCTGCCGCACCCGAGCCGGTACCTGCCGTGCTGGAAACCATGGCCCCCGTCGAGCCCGTCCGTAGCGCTGAGGAAAACAAGGTCGGCTTCTTCGCCCGCCTCAAGCAGGGCTTGTCCAAGACCAGCGCCAGCATCGGCGAAGGCATGGCCAGCCTGTTCCTGGGCAAGAAAGTCATCGACGACGAATTGCTCGAGGACATCGAAACCCGCCTGCTGACCGCCGATGTCGGCGTCGAGGCCACCTCGGTGATCATCCAGAGCCTGACCCAGAAGGTCGCACGCAAGCAGCTGACCGACGCCGACGCCCTGTACAAATCCCTGCAGGGCGAGCTGACCAGCCTGCTCAAGCCGGTGGAAAAGCCGCTGGTGATCGCCTCGCAGAACAAGCCGTTCGTGATCCTGGTCGTTGGTGTCAATGGCGCCGGCAAGACCACCACCATCGGCAAGCTGGCCAAGAAGCTGCAACTCGAAGGCAAGAAAGTCATGCTCGCCGCCGGCGACACCTTCCGCGCCGCCGCGGTCGAACAACTGCAAGTGTGGGGCGAGCGCAACAAGATCCCGGTGATCGCCCAGCACACCGGCGCCGACTCCGCTTCGGTGATCTTCGACGCCGTGCAGGCGGCCAAGGCCCGTGGCATCGATGTACTGATCGCCGACACGGCCGGTCGCCTGCACACCAAAGACAACCTGATGGAAGAATTGAAGAAGGTGCGCCGGGTGATCGGCAAGCTCGACGCCGACGCGCCCCACGAAGTGCTGCTGGTGCTGGACGCCGGTACCGGCCAGAACGCCATCAACCAGGCCAAGCAATTCAACCAGACCGTCGAACTGACCGGGCTGGCCCTGACCAAGCTCGACGGCACCGCCAAGGGCGGGGTGATTTTCGCCCTGGCCAAGCAGTTCGGCCTGCCCATTCGCTACATCGGCGTGGGCGAAGGCATCGACGACTTGCGCACCTTTGAAGCCGAGCCCTTTGTCCAGGCACTGTTTGCCGAACGGGAGCATTCATGA